One Amphiprion ocellaris isolate individual 3 ecotype Okinawa chromosome 5, ASM2253959v1, whole genome shotgun sequence genomic region harbors:
- the mdfic2 gene encoding myoD family inhibitor domain-containing protein 2, which produces MADETTLRADVKDKGRVNTTEESSTWVKGERIQSEAQVSDWRLSVPAETELGETSKATDNKRPRECDSSSSPLFSLKMYLRGSPTAASLSSSQQSNMGVDCAGIVLNCLFCRFYDMIHLLPDSCERLANHCCPSYKHVVTTEEAESSDDESYLDLDCGLFSSCQDVSDCLELAMEVSELCYH; this is translated from the exons ATGGCAGATGAAACGACTCTGAGAGCTGATGTAAAAGACAAAGGGAGAGTAAACACCACTGAGGAGAGCTCCACATGGGTGAAAGGAG AAAGAATCCAAAGTGAGGCTCAAGTCAGTGACTGGAGACTCAGTGTCCCTGCAGAAACTGAGCTCGGGGAAACCAGTAAAGCCACAGACAATAAGCGTCCTAGAGAGTGTGACAGCTCCTCGTCACCTCTTTTCTCTTTGAAAATGTACCTGAGAGGATCTCCCACTGCAgcatctttgtcttcttctcaGCAGAGCAATATGGGAG TTGACTGTGCAGGAATTGTCCTGAACTGCCTCTTCTGCCGATTCTATGATATGATCCACTTGCTGCCTGACTCCTGTGAGAGACTCGCCAATCACTGCTGCCCCAGCTACAAACACGTCGTCACCACAGAGGAGGCTGAATCCAGTGACGATGAGTCTTACTTAGACTTGGACTGTGGGCTGTTCAGTTCCTGTCAGGATGTAAGTGATTGCCTGGAGCTGGCTATGGAGGTTTCAGAGTTATGCTATCACTAG